The Enterococcus sp. 7F3_DIV0205 genome has a window encoding:
- a CDS encoding phosphatidylglycerophosphatase A family protein codes for MVIQGETLEKKARQLLKDRGVEMEDLAELVLFLQKPYIEDLDLATCMENIDSVLSKREVHNTIITGIQLDILAEEKKLLHPLQEILEEDEGLYGIDEILALSIVNVYGSIGFTNYGYIDKVKPGILAKLNSHEGPQVHTFLDDIVGAIAAAAASRLAHSQPDKSSITQ; via the coding sequence TTGGTCATACAAGGAGAAACGTTAGAGAAAAAGGCCCGTCAGCTATTAAAAGATCGCGGTGTCGAAATGGAAGATTTAGCAGAGTTAGTTTTATTTTTACAAAAACCTTATATTGAAGATCTTGATTTGGCAACTTGTATGGAAAATATTGATAGTGTTTTATCAAAACGTGAAGTTCACAATACGATCATTACTGGTATTCAGTTAGATATCTTAGCTGAAGAAAAAAAATTACTGCATCCTTTACAAGAAATTTTAGAAGAAGATGAAGGTCTTTATGGTATCGATGAAATTTTAGCACTTTCGATCGTTAATGTTTATGGCTCAATCGGTTTTACCAATTATGGGTATATCGATAAAGTAAAACCAGGTATTTTAGCTAAGTTGAATTCCCATGAAGGACCACAAGTTCATACTTTCTTAGATGACATTGTCGGTGCAATCGCGGCAGCTGCTGCCAGTCGCTTGGCTCATTCTCAACCAGACAAAAGTAGCATTACGCAATAA
- the nrdE gene encoding class 1b ribonucleoside-diphosphate reductase subunit alpha codes for MSLKEIKDVSYFKLNNEINRPVDGQIPLHKDKEALEAFFKENVLPNTRTFNTIEEKINYLIENDYLETAFIEKYSMGFIEQLYTFLDEQQFEFKSFMAAYKFYSQYALKNNEGTEYLESYEDRVAFNALYFADGNEELALVLADEMIHQRYQPATPSFLNAGRKRRGELVSCFLIQVTDDMNSIGRSINSALQLSRIGGGVGITLANLREAGAPIKGYEGAASGVVPVMKLFEDSFSYSNQLGQRQGAGVVYLNVFHPDIEMFLSTKKENADEKVRVKTLSLGVVVPDRFYELARNNEDMYLFSPYSVEREYGVPFSYVDITKEYDNLVANPKIRKRKIKARDLENEISKLQQESGYPYIINIDTANRSNPAYGKIIMSNLCSEILQVQTPSVLNGKQEYETLGTDISCNLGSTNIVNLMDSPDFGKSVRAMTRALTFVTDASDIDVVPSIQNGNKLSHTIGLGAMGLHTFFAKNHMEYGSEDSLDFTNVYFTLLNYWTLVESNNIAKQYNETFHNFDKSDYANGSYFDKYIEGDFTPKSDKVKEIFKDIFVPSASDWAALRDAVKKDGLYHQNRLAVAPNGSISYINDTSASIHPITRMIEERQEKKIGKIYYPAPYLANDTIPYYTSAYDMDMRKVIDVYATAQQHVDQGMSLTLFMRSEIPEGLYEWKDSPKQTTRDLNILRHYAFHKGVKSIYYVRTFTDDAEEIGSNQCESCVI; via the coding sequence TTGAGTCTAAAAGAAATTAAAGATGTTAGCTATTTTAAGCTGAATAATGAGATCAATCGTCCTGTAGATGGACAAATTCCTTTACATAAGGATAAAGAAGCGTTGGAAGCTTTCTTCAAAGAAAATGTTCTTCCTAATACAAGAACTTTTAATACTATAGAAGAAAAAATTAATTACTTGATCGAAAATGACTACCTAGAAACAGCATTTATTGAAAAATATTCTATGGGTTTTATTGAACAACTATATACGTTTCTTGATGAACAACAGTTTGAATTCAAATCATTTATGGCAGCGTACAAGTTTTATTCACAATATGCACTTAAAAATAATGAAGGAACTGAATACTTAGAAAGCTACGAAGATCGTGTGGCTTTCAATGCATTGTACTTTGCTGATGGTAATGAAGAGTTAGCTCTAGTATTAGCGGATGAAATGATTCATCAACGTTATCAACCTGCAACACCTTCTTTCTTAAATGCAGGACGTAAACGTCGTGGCGAGCTTGTCTCTTGTTTCTTGATTCAAGTAACAGATGATATGAACAGCATCGGCCGTTCGATCAACTCAGCTTTACAATTATCACGTATTGGCGGCGGTGTGGGTATCACTTTAGCGAACTTACGTGAAGCAGGAGCACCAATCAAAGGATATGAAGGCGCTGCTAGTGGCGTGGTTCCTGTTATGAAATTATTCGAAGATAGCTTTAGTTATTCTAATCAATTAGGTCAACGTCAAGGTGCTGGAGTTGTTTATCTAAACGTTTTCCATCCAGATATCGAAATGTTCCTTTCAACGAAAAAGGAAAATGCGGATGAAAAAGTTCGTGTGAAAACTTTATCTCTAGGTGTTGTGGTTCCTGATAGATTTTATGAATTAGCTCGTAATAATGAAGATATGTATTTATTCAGTCCTTATAGTGTAGAACGTGAGTATGGCGTGCCTTTCTCTTATGTTGATATTACAAAAGAATATGATAATCTAGTTGCGAATCCAAAAATTCGCAAACGTAAAATCAAAGCACGTGATTTAGAAAATGAAATCTCTAAATTACAACAAGAATCTGGTTACCCATATATCATCAATATTGATACAGCTAATAGAAGTAATCCAGCTTATGGCAAAATCATTATGAGTAATCTATGTTCAGAAATTCTACAAGTTCAAACACCTTCTGTATTAAATGGCAAACAAGAATATGAAACATTAGGTACTGATATCAGCTGTAACTTAGGTTCAACTAATATCGTCAACTTGATGGACAGTCCTGATTTTGGTAAATCTGTTCGCGCGATGACACGTGCGTTAACATTTGTAACAGATGCTTCTGATATTGATGTTGTTCCTTCTATTCAAAACGGAAATAAATTAAGTCACACAATTGGGCTTGGTGCAATGGGTCTTCATACTTTCTTTGCTAAGAACCATATGGAATACGGCTCTGAGGACTCGCTAGATTTCACCAATGTTTACTTTACTTTATTAAACTACTGGACTTTAGTAGAAAGTAACAACATTGCAAAACAATACAATGAAACCTTCCATAATTTTGACAAATCAGATTATGCGAATGGTTCATATTTCGACAAGTATATTGAAGGAGACTTCACTCCTAAATCAGATAAAGTCAAAGAAATCTTTAAAGACATTTTTGTACCAAGTGCTTCTGATTGGGCAGCATTACGTGATGCAGTGAAAAAAGATGGTTTATATCACCAAAATCGTTTAGCCGTAGCACCGAATGGCTCTATCTCTTATATCAATGATACAAGTGCTAGTATCCATCCAATCACACGTATGATCGAAGAGCGTCAAGAAAAGAAAATCGGTAAAATTTATTACCCTGCTCCTTACTTGGCAAACGATACGATTCCTTATTACACATCTGCTTATGATATGGATATGCGTAAAGTCATTGATGTTTATGCAACAGCCCAACAACATGTGGATCAAGGCATGAGTTTAACGCTGTTTATGCGTTCTGAAATTCCAGAAGGCTTATACGAATGGAAAGATTCTCCAAAACAAACAACACGTGATTTGAATATTTTACGTCATTATGCTTTCCATAAAGGTGTTAAGTCAATTTATTATGTGCGGACATTTACGGATGATGCTGAGGAAATCGGCAGTAATCAATGTGAAAGTTGTGTAATTTAA
- a CDS encoding FeoB-associated Cys-rich membrane protein, with protein MATFILAVLIFGGAGYVVYSRIKKGKSCDDCHTTCPVKKEQGE; from the coding sequence ATGGCAACATTCATTTTAGCAGTATTGATTTTTGGTGGAGCTGGATATGTTGTTTATTCTCGTATCAAAAAAGGGAAGAGTTGCGATGATTGTCATACGACATGTCCTGTAAAAAAAGAACAAGGGGAGTAA
- the feoB gene encoding ferrous iron transport protein B, translating to MKEQHIALTGNPNSGKTTAFNALTGANQYVGNWPGVTVERKEGKLKKEKQITIQDLPGIYSLSPYTPEEVVARDYLLTGEPDVIVNIVDATNLERNLYLTTQLMETGIPVVVGLNMMDILDKTGRKINTEKLSYGLGVDVLGISALKNRGLDELVKKAVKAIDDSSSEFNYPTYDNRLEAALNEIMDVLGNNVVEKQARWYSIKLFERDARVQEELKLSSLQQNEIEEIIKITEQIFGDDSEAIVINERYEFITRLTALCSIEKNEITFSTSDKIDRIVTNRWLALPIFALIMWFVYYLAIQTVGTMGTDWINDELFGNFVPNTVEGLLVNLQVAPWMQSLILDGIIAGVGAVLGFLPQLVVLFLCLGFLEDCGYMSRIAFVMDRLFRKFGLSGKSFIPMLIATGCGVPGVMASRTIENEKDRKMTIMVTTFMPCSAKLPIIALIAGAFFPKSSWVSPSAYFIGIAAIVLSGIALKKTRSFSGDPAPFIMELPAYHMPQLRGVLRHAYDRSKSFVKKAGTIIFVMSIIIWFTSTYSFTLQEAEADQSILANLGKVIAPLFAPLGWGSWQGAVATITGLVAKENVIGTFGILFGHLGEVSEDGVEVWSALQGAFTPVAAYSFLVFNLLCAPCFAAIGAIRREMGDWKWTWGAIGYQCGLAYVVSFIIYQFGHVIFEKGQIGAGIFIAALLVIVMGYYLVRKPKVTIEPVVTMATLERG from the coding sequence ATGAAAGAACAGCACATTGCTCTGACGGGGAATCCAAATAGTGGAAAGACAACAGCGTTCAATGCATTAACAGGGGCAAATCAATATGTAGGAAATTGGCCAGGTGTGACTGTCGAGCGAAAAGAAGGCAAGCTAAAGAAAGAGAAACAAATAACCATTCAAGATTTACCTGGTATTTACTCTCTTTCTCCATACACACCAGAAGAAGTAGTTGCCAGAGACTATTTACTAACTGGGGAACCAGATGTCATCGTCAATATTGTTGATGCGACAAATTTAGAAAGAAATCTGTATTTAACGACTCAATTGATGGAAACGGGTATTCCTGTTGTAGTTGGATTGAATATGATGGATATTTTAGATAAAACTGGAAGGAAAATCAATACTGAAAAACTTTCCTATGGTTTAGGTGTGGATGTATTAGGGATTAGCGCGTTGAAAAATCGGGGACTTGACGAGTTAGTAAAAAAAGCAGTTAAAGCAATAGACGACTCTTCTTCAGAATTCAATTATCCGACCTATGACAATCGCTTAGAGGCGGCCTTAAATGAAATCATGGATGTATTAGGAAACAATGTAGTGGAGAAACAAGCCCGTTGGTATAGTATTAAATTATTCGAAAGAGATGCTAGAGTCCAAGAAGAATTAAAATTAAGCTCATTACAACAAAATGAAATAGAAGAGATCATTAAGATCACAGAACAAATTTTTGGAGATGATAGTGAAGCGATCGTAATCAATGAGCGATATGAATTTATTACTCGTTTAACGGCTCTTTGTTCGATCGAAAAAAATGAAATCACATTCAGTACAAGTGATAAAATTGATCGCATCGTCACCAATCGTTGGTTGGCTTTACCGATTTTTGCTTTGATTATGTGGTTTGTTTATTATTTAGCGATTCAAACTGTCGGCACAATGGGAACCGATTGGATCAATGATGAGTTGTTTGGCAATTTTGTACCAAATACTGTTGAAGGGTTATTAGTGAATTTGCAAGTAGCTCCGTGGATGCAAAGTTTGATTTTAGATGGGATCATTGCGGGAGTTGGGGCAGTCTTGGGTTTTTTGCCGCAATTAGTCGTTTTATTCTTATGTTTGGGGTTCTTAGAAGATTGTGGTTATATGTCGAGAATTGCGTTTGTGATGGATCGTTTATTTAGGAAGTTTGGTTTATCAGGCAAATCGTTTATTCCTATGTTGATTGCGACAGGCTGTGGTGTGCCTGGAGTTATGGCCAGTCGTACGATCGAAAATGAAAAAGATCGTAAGATGACGATCATGGTTACGACGTTTATGCCGTGTTCAGCAAAATTACCGATCATTGCTTTGATTGCGGGCGCTTTTTTTCCAAAAAGTAGTTGGGTTTCACCATCCGCTTATTTTATTGGGATCGCCGCAATCGTATTATCAGGAATCGCGTTGAAGAAAACACGTTCATTTTCGGGAGATCCGGCTCCATTTATCATGGAATTACCAGCGTACCATATGCCGCAATTACGTGGTGTGCTCCGTCATGCTTATGATCGTAGTAAATCATTTGTGAAAAAAGCAGGAACGATCATTTTTGTGATGAGTATTATTATTTGGTTTACTTCCACTTATTCATTTACATTGCAAGAGGCAGAGGCTGACCAAAGTATTTTGGCAAACTTAGGGAAAGTCATTGCACCACTATTCGCACCACTTGGGTGGGGATCTTGGCAAGGCGCGGTTGCTACAATAACCGGTTTAGTGGCAAAAGAAAACGTAATTGGCACTTTTGGTATCTTGTTTGGACACTTAGGAGAAGTATCGGAAGATGGTGTAGAAGTTTGGTCAGCCTTACAAGGTGCTTTTACACCTGTCGCTGCGTATTCATTTCTAGTCTTTAATTTATTATGCGCACCGTGTTTTGCAGCGATTGGTGCGATTCGTAGAGAAATGGGCGATTGGAAATGGACTTGGGGCGCGATTGGGTATCAATGTGGTTTAGCCTATGTGGTAAGCTTTATTATCTATCAATTTGGACACGTGATCTTTGAGAAGGGTCAAATTGGAGCTGGCATATTTATTGCAGCATTACTTGTGATAGTCATGGGCTATTACTTAGTCAGAAAGCCAAAAGTAACAATAGAACCTGTAGTGACGATGGCGACTTTAGAAAGAGGGTAA
- a CDS encoding MalY/PatB family protein: protein MIEFDTVYNRRNTNCSKWDSIKDTYGEDGLLPLWIADMDFKANQPVLDALKESVEQGILGYSPAPDSLYEAIQSWQKRHHDYSVNKEAILFNSGVVPSLSLAIQAYTEPGDAILIHDPVYPPFAKVVEQNDRKLVRSRLLIEQDHFVMNLEEIEKQIITENIRLFILCNPHNPGGRVWTKSELEAFGKLCAKYDVLVVSDEIHQDLIFAPHVFTTFTNVHSTFKDFSITLTAATKTFNLAGIKNSMIFIENPDLRKKFLVAQERNSQNEINIFGYVGTEAAYQNGDTWLEELLVYLKENIDTVSEFLKAELPEVNMMRPEGTYLIWLDFSALGLTDAQLQKQLVHKGKVVLNPGISFGPGGTQHMRLNVACPKETLLEGLRRIKNAFE from the coding sequence ATGATAGAATTTGATACAGTCTATAATCGCCGTAATACAAATTGCTCTAAGTGGGATTCCATTAAAGATACCTACGGAGAAGATGGCTTATTGCCATTATGGATAGCTGATATGGATTTTAAAGCGAATCAACCTGTGCTAGATGCATTAAAAGAAAGTGTAGAACAAGGTATTTTAGGGTACTCACCTGCTCCTGATTCATTATATGAAGCAATTCAGAGTTGGCAAAAGCGGCACCATGATTATTCTGTCAATAAAGAAGCAATCCTTTTCAATAGCGGTGTTGTGCCAAGTCTCTCTTTAGCTATTCAAGCTTATACTGAACCTGGTGATGCAATTTTGATCCATGATCCAGTCTATCCTCCGTTCGCTAAAGTTGTAGAACAAAATGATCGGAAACTCGTTCGAAGTCGATTACTAATTGAGCAAGACCACTTTGTTATGAATCTCGAAGAGATAGAAAAACAAATTATTACCGAAAATATCCGTCTTTTCATCCTTTGTAACCCTCATAATCCCGGCGGACGTGTTTGGACTAAAAGTGAGTTGGAAGCTTTCGGTAAATTATGTGCAAAATACGATGTGCTTGTTGTCAGTGATGAGATCCATCAAGATTTGATTTTTGCTCCTCACGTATTTACGACATTCACAAATGTTCACTCAACATTCAAAGATTTTTCGATTACTTTAACCGCTGCAACGAAAACATTTAACCTAGCTGGCATTAAAAATTCAATGATTTTTATTGAAAATCCAGATCTACGTAAAAAATTTCTGGTAGCCCAAGAACGTAATTCTCAAAATGAAATCAATATTTTCGGTTATGTTGGAACAGAAGCGGCCTATCAAAATGGCGATACTTGGTTAGAAGAATTGCTTGTTTATCTTAAAGAAAATATCGACACTGTCAGTGAATTCTTAAAAGCTGAACTTCCTGAAGTCAACATGATGAGACCTGAAGGAACTTACTTGATTTGGTTAGATTTTTCTGCTCTCGGTTTAACCGATGCACAATTACAAAAACAACTGGTGCATAAAGGAAAAGTTGTCCTGAATCCAGGAATTAGTTTTGGTCCTGGCGGCACACAACATATGCGTCTAAATGTTGCTTGTCCAAAAGAAACTCTTTTAGAAGGCTTACGTAGAATCAAAAATGCTTTTGAATAA
- a CDS encoding peptidylprolyl isomerase, whose product MSEFPQLDLANVKGPKAVIKTNRGDITVQLFPEHAPKTVENFVQLAKKGYYDGVIFHRVIPDFMIQGGDPTGTGMGGESIYGEKFEDEFSKDVFNLRGALSMANAGPNTNGSQFFIVNNQNVPANMFGQLEGAGFPTEVIEAYKKGGTPWLDFRHTVFGHVVEGMDVVDEIGGVQRDSQDRPTFDVVIEKVEISE is encoded by the coding sequence ATGTCAGAATTTCCACAATTAGATTTAGCAAATGTTAAAGGCCCTAAAGCCGTGATAAAAACGAACCGCGGAGATATTACGGTTCAACTTTTCCCAGAGCATGCACCTAAAACAGTTGAAAATTTTGTTCAACTAGCGAAAAAAGGGTACTACGATGGTGTAATCTTTCATCGAGTGATCCCTGACTTCATGATTCAAGGAGGCGACCCTACTGGAACAGGTATGGGCGGGGAAAGTATTTACGGCGAAAAATTTGAAGATGAATTTTCAAAAGATGTGTTCAATTTACGCGGGGCGCTATCAATGGCCAATGCTGGACCAAACACTAACGGAAGTCAATTCTTCATCGTAAACAATCAAAACGTACCAGCTAATATGTTTGGTCAATTAGAAGGAGCAGGATTCCCTACAGAGGTGATCGAAGCGTATAAAAAAGGTGGAACACCATGGCTAGACTTCCGCCACACTGTCTTTGGGCATGTTGTAGAGGGCATGGATGTAGTTGATGAAATCGGCGGAGTACAAAGAGATTCTCAAGATCGTCCAACTTTTGATGTAGTGATCGAAAAAGTCGAAATCAGCGAATAA
- the nrdH gene encoding glutaredoxin-like protein NrdH — protein sequence MNVKIFSKNNCIQCKMAKRFLSENNIAFEEVNIDIQPDAIDWLKEQGFQSVPVITSDATTVVGFRPDQLKQLAS from the coding sequence ATGAACGTAAAAATCTTTTCTAAAAATAATTGTATCCAATGTAAAATGGCAAAACGCTTTTTAAGCGAGAATAATATAGCATTTGAAGAAGTAAATATCGATATCCAACCAGACGCAATCGACTGGTTAAAAGAACAAGGATTCCAAAGTGTTCCGGTTATCACTTCTGATGCTACAACAGTTGTAGGATTCCGTCCTGATCAATTAAAACAATTGGCTAGCTAA
- the nrdF gene encoding class 1b ribonucleoside-diphosphate reductase subunit beta has protein sequence MATYYEAINWNAIEDVIDKSTWEKLTEQFWLDTRIPLSNDLDDWRTLSDLEKTTVGYVFGGLTLLDTVQSESGMEQLRNDVRTPHEEAVLNNIQFMESVHAKSYSSIFSTLNTKKEIDDIFEWTNTNVYLQKKAEKINEIYKNGTPLEKKVASVFLETFLFYSGFYTPLYYLGNNKLANVAEIIKLIIRDESVHGTYIGYKFQLGFNELPEAEQNEMKDWMYNLLYELYENEERYTEELYDELGWTEEVKTFLRYNANKALMNLGMDPLFADTANDVNPIVMNGISTGTSNHDFFSQVGNGYLLGTVEAMKDDDYLIGMD, from the coding sequence ATGGCAACATATTATGAAGCGATCAACTGGAACGCCATCGAAGATGTAATCGATAAATCAACTTGGGAAAAATTAACAGAACAATTTTGGCTAGATACTCGTATTCCTTTATCAAACGATCTAGACGATTGGAGAACCCTTTCAGACCTTGAAAAAACAACTGTGGGGTATGTTTTTGGCGGTTTGACACTGTTAGATACGGTTCAATCTGAAAGTGGCATGGAACAACTAAGAAACGATGTCCGTACACCACATGAAGAAGCTGTTTTAAACAATATTCAATTTATGGAATCTGTCCACGCGAAAAGTTATTCATCAATCTTTAGTACATTAAACACTAAAAAAGAAATCGATGATATCTTTGAATGGACAAATACAAACGTTTATCTGCAAAAGAAAGCAGAAAAAATCAATGAAATTTATAAAAATGGTACACCATTAGAAAAGAAAGTTGCCAGTGTATTTTTAGAGACCTTCTTATTCTACTCTGGTTTTTATACACCTCTTTACTACTTAGGAAATAACAAATTAGCAAACGTTGCTGAGATCATCAAATTGATTATTCGTGATGAATCTGTCCACGGTACCTATATTGGTTACAAATTCCAACTAGGTTTCAATGAATTACCTGAAGCAGAACAAAATGAAATGAAAGATTGGATGTACAATCTCCTTTATGAGTTATATGAAAATGAAGAGCGTTATACAGAAGAGTTATATGATGAACTAGGCTGGACCGAAGAAGTGAAAACATTCTTACGTTACAATGCCAATAAAGCGTTAATGAACCTCGGAATGGATCCATTATTTGCTGATACAGCAAATGATGTCAACCCAATCGTTATGAATGGTATTTCTACTGGTACAAGCAATCATGATTTCTTCTCGCAAGTCGGCAATGGTTACTTATTAGGAACTGTTGAAGCAATGAAAGATGACGATTATTTGATCGGTATGGATTAA
- a CDS encoding CvfD/Ygs/GSP13 family RNA-binding post-transcriptional regulator: MEYKIGLILNGTITGLQPYGAFVSLSDTVQGLIHVSEVQAGYTKNIHSILTVGEKVKVQVIDIDEYSQKISLSLRTLETQVLPPNHRRKKYFTNKNKKIGFETLRKELPIWTDEAMDELFEK, encoded by the coding sequence ATGGAATACAAAATAGGATTGATTCTTAACGGAACAATCACAGGACTACAGCCCTATGGTGCTTTTGTTTCATTGAGCGACACAGTTCAAGGATTAATACATGTTTCAGAAGTACAGGCAGGGTATACTAAAAACATTCATAGCATATTAACGGTTGGAGAAAAAGTCAAAGTTCAAGTAATCGATATTGATGAATATTCACAAAAAATTAGTTTATCTTTAAGAACTTTAGAAACCCAAGTATTGCCGCCAAACCACCGACGTAAAAAATATTTTACGAACAAAAATAAAAAAATTGGCTTTGAAACGTTAAGAAAAGAGCTCCCTATCTGGACTGATGAAGCCATGGATGAATTGTTCGAGAAATAA
- a CDS encoding NAD(P)/FAD-dependent oxidoreductase, whose translation MSDSKNIYDLTIVGAGPVGLFAAFYAGIRKAKTKIIDSLPQLGGQLSTLYPEKYIYDVPGFPAIKASELIENLEKQIAPFAHETCLEEEVKNLVQEDGYLRIETSKGVHYSKAVIFAIGNGSFQPRRLTIDGAAELEGNHVHYYVTDMDKFSGKKVAIAGGGDSAIDWALMLEPIAEEVSIIHRRPEFRGHEHSVDNLKNSEVSIYTPYVIDQLLVENNSFKGIQLKETKADNFEQLDLDSLIINYGFTSSLSHLKDWGLDVSRNAIEVNSDMSTNIPGVYAVGDICNYDGKVKLIATGFGEAPTAVNNALHYIKPDARTQPMHSTSLFEGKEAKIL comes from the coding sequence ATGTCTGATTCAAAAAACATATATGATCTAACCATCGTCGGTGCAGGTCCTGTCGGTCTTTTCGCCGCTTTTTATGCAGGGATTCGTAAAGCAAAGACTAAAATCATTGATAGTTTGCCCCAACTTGGTGGTCAGTTATCGACGCTTTACCCTGAAAAATATATTTATGATGTTCCTGGTTTTCCGGCAATCAAAGCGAGTGAACTGATTGAAAATTTAGAAAAACAAATTGCTCCTTTTGCTCATGAAACTTGTCTAGAAGAAGAAGTGAAGAATTTGGTTCAAGAAGATGGCTACTTACGCATCGAAACATCCAAAGGTGTTCACTATTCTAAAGCGGTCATCTTTGCGATTGGAAATGGCTCATTCCAGCCTCGCCGTTTAACCATTGATGGTGCAGCAGAGCTTGAAGGGAATCATGTGCATTATTATGTTACAGATATGGACAAGTTTTCTGGAAAAAAAGTTGCTATAGCTGGCGGCGGTGACTCTGCTATCGATTGGGCCTTGATGTTAGAACCTATCGCTGAAGAAGTTTCGATTATCCATCGTCGACCTGAATTCCGCGGGCATGAGCATAGTGTGGATAATTTAAAAAACTCTGAAGTCTCTATTTATACGCCTTATGTTATTGACCAATTATTGGTAGAAAACAACTCGTTCAAAGGCATTCAATTAAAAGAAACAAAAGCCGATAATTTTGAACAACTTGATTTGGATTCATTGATTATCAATTATGGCTTTACTTCATCGCTAAGTCATTTAAAAGACTGGGGCTTAGATGTCAGCCGAAATGCGATTGAGGTCAATTCAGATATGTCCACAAATATTCCTGGCGTATATGCTGTTGGTGATATTTGTAATTATGACGGCAAAGTAAAACTGATTGCCACAGGTTTTGGTGAAGCGCCTACTGCTGTAAATAATGCATTGCACTATATTAAACCTGACGCAAGAACTCAGCCGATGCATAGTACTAGTTTATTTGAAGGAAAAGAAGCTAAAATACTTTAA
- the nrdI gene encoding class Ib ribonucleoside-diphosphate reductase assembly flavoprotein NrdI, which produces MKIVYFSVTGQTRRFIKKLDLAAYEIEPANPFFEINEPFVLVVPTYDQEITEVVNDFLDYKNNQEYLQGVAGGGNLNFAELYVYTAKDIARDYNVPMLFAFEFSGTNEDVESFKKVVNELESKRN; this is translated from the coding sequence ATGAAAATTGTTTATTTTTCAGTCACCGGACAAACGAGACGCTTCATTAAAAAATTGGATTTAGCAGCTTATGAAATTGAGCCTGCGAATCCTTTTTTTGAGATAAATGAGCCTTTTGTCTTAGTTGTTCCTACTTATGACCAAGAAATCACTGAAGTAGTGAACGATTTTCTTGATTACAAAAACAATCAAGAATACTTGCAAGGCGTTGCTGGAGGCGGAAACCTCAATTTCGCAGAGTTATATGTGTATACAGCCAAAGACATAGCACGTGATTACAACGTTCCAATGCTTTTTGCGTTTGAATTTAGCGGCACGAACGAAGACGTGGAATCCTTTAAGAAAGTAGTGAATGAACTTGAGTCTAAAAGAAATTAA
- a CDS encoding FeoA family protein: protein MLTLAQAKLNKVYIIEEIQAEGFAKKHLNNLGLVPGGKVVLVNYSSENGIVLLRNSRIAINLSVLKQITIVEKSIDEENWLSLDQLTVGEKARVIGIHGQGAVKRRLMDMGLTKGVDILVRKMAPLGDPIEINLRGYELTLRKNEAELVLVQKEG from the coding sequence ATGTTGACACTGGCACAGGCAAAGTTGAACAAAGTTTATATAATTGAAGAGATACAGGCAGAAGGTTTTGCGAAAAAGCACTTGAATAATCTTGGTCTTGTGCCGGGAGGGAAAGTTGTGTTGGTGAATTATTCTAGTGAGAATGGTATTGTTTTGTTGCGCAACAGCCGAATTGCAATCAATTTATCTGTATTAAAACAGATTACAATAGTAGAAAAAAGCATTGACGAAGAAAACTGGCTATCTCTAGATCAATTAACAGTGGGTGAAAAAGCCCGTGTAATTGGAATTCACGGACAAGGGGCGGTCAAAAGACGATTGATGGATATGGGACTAACCAAAGGGGTGGATATTCTTGTCAGAAAAATGGCGCCTTTAGGGGATCCAATCGAAATCAATCTTCGCGGGTATGAATTAACGTTAAGAAAAAATGAAGCAGAATTAGTCTTGGTACAGAAAGAGGGGTAG
- a CDS encoding DUF1450 domain-containing protein: MNPLIECCEQNLAKGAELLLSDPFIEENGDVISYSCMNECVLCAQTFFVLFEGERITGVTPEELVENVKKAILRWQEDMG; the protein is encoded by the coding sequence ATGAATCCACTAATAGAATGTTGTGAACAAAATTTAGCCAAAGGCGCAGAACTATTGTTGAGTGATCCGTTTATTGAGGAAAATGGTGATGTAATCTCTTATTCTTGTATGAATGAATGTGTTCTTTGTGCTCAAACATTCTTTGTTTTGTTTGAAGGCGAACGAATAACGGGTGTTACACCAGAAGAGCTGGTTGAAAATGTAAAAAAAGCTATTTTACGTTGGCAGGAAGATATGGGATAA